A genomic window from Sphingomonas taxi includes:
- a CDS encoding tetratricopeptide repeat protein, whose product MRTIIWALAATSLIPVAAAAQSNVEGRVGKLESEMRAVQRKVFPGGAGQYLQPEITRPDAPQQAGGTPATSAVADLTGRVTALEQQMASMTDQIEQTGFKLRQLQDQFDAYKRSNDAQLKALATTPALAAAPGSAPLGGGDDTARPAATPARSNTPVSVAAAGDTAPSAAAVAGAKVDKPSTGDTPEDEYLYGYRLWAAKQYPQAEVQLKKVVADYPKHRRASWAQNLLGRAYLDEGKPSLASMAFYDNYKKMPDGERAPDSLYYLAQALMKLNKPADACKVYGELTDVYGTKISPSMKADVQKGRTAAKCK is encoded by the coding sequence ATGCGTACGATCATCTGGGCGCTTGCCGCCACCTCGCTGATACCGGTCGCCGCCGCGGCGCAGAGCAACGTCGAAGGCCGCGTCGGCAAGCTCGAGAGCGAGATGCGCGCGGTGCAGCGCAAGGTGTTCCCAGGCGGCGCCGGCCAGTATCTCCAGCCGGAGATCACCCGCCCCGACGCGCCGCAGCAGGCGGGCGGCACCCCGGCGACCAGCGCGGTCGCCGACCTCACCGGCCGCGTCACCGCGCTGGAACAGCAGATGGCGTCGATGACCGACCAGATCGAGCAGACCGGGTTCAAGCTGCGCCAGCTGCAGGATCAGTTCGACGCCTATAAGCGCAGCAACGACGCGCAGCTGAAGGCGCTGGCGACTACCCCGGCGCTCGCCGCCGCGCCCGGCTCGGCACCGCTCGGTGGAGGCGACGACACTGCGCGCCCCGCCGCCACGCCCGCCCGGAGCAACACGCCCGTGTCGGTCGCCGCCGCCGGTGACACCGCCCCCTCCGCCGCCGCGGTGGCCGGCGCCAAGGTCGACAAGCCGAGCACCGGCGACACGCCCGAGGACGAATATCTCTACGGCTATCGCCTGTGGGCGGCGAAGCAATATCCGCAGGCCGAGGTGCAGCTGAAGAAGGTCGTCGCCGACTATCCCAAGCATCGCCGCGCGAGCTGGGCGCAGAATCTGCTCGGCCGCGCCTATCTCGACGAGGGCAAGCCGAGCCTCGCCTCGATGGCCTTCTACGACAATTACAAGAAGATGCCGGACGGCGAACGCGCCCCCGACAGCCTCTATTATCTCGCCCAGGCGCTGATGAAGCTCAACAAGCCGGCCGACGCATGCAAGGTCTATGGCGAACTGACCGACGTCTACGGCACCAAGATCTCTCCGAGCATGAAGGCCGATGTCCAGAAGGGCCGTACCGCCGCCAAGTGCAAGTGA
- the tilS gene encoding tRNA lysidine(34) synthetase TilS, whose product MSRRAVPPPSASDPFAVAAERFHHDLNRALGVEPRGVILLAVSGGPDSMAMLTLAAATFPGRIRVATVDHRLRAAAAGEAAMVANHCALLHVPHATLIPDQPITGASIQAAARQVRYRLLADHARAIGAETIATAHHADDQAETFLMRAARGSGIAGLAGVRPRATIEGATVIRPLLEWRRAELRAIVRRAEAPFVDDPSNADPAHDRTRFRRLLDANEWLGPPQLARAAAALAEADGDVRAIVEWLWSSRAAADGAGVRIDIAGLPRELVRRLARRAIGMVVEAAALPAPKWSDSANIEALLDALAAGRRATQAGVLVSPHGDSWRFRPAPARRSSGSAESG is encoded by the coding sequence ATGTCCAGAAGGGCCGTACCGCCGCCAAGTGCAAGTGACCCGTTCGCCGTCGCGGCGGAGCGGTTCCATCACGACCTCAACCGCGCGCTCGGGGTCGAGCCGCGCGGGGTGATCCTGCTCGCCGTGTCGGGCGGGCCCGATTCGATGGCGATGCTGACGCTCGCCGCGGCGACCTTCCCCGGCCGTATCCGCGTCGCCACCGTCGACCACCGGCTGCGCGCCGCCGCGGCCGGGGAGGCGGCGATGGTGGCGAACCATTGCGCGTTGCTCCACGTGCCGCATGCGACGCTGATCCCCGACCAGCCGATCACCGGCGCGAGCATCCAGGCGGCGGCGCGGCAGGTCCGCTATCGCCTGCTCGCCGACCACGCCCGCGCCATCGGCGCCGAGACGATCGCCACCGCGCACCATGCCGACGATCAGGCCGAGACCTTCCTGATGCGCGCCGCGCGCGGATCGGGCATCGCCGGGCTCGCCGGGGTGCGGCCGCGTGCGACGATCGAGGGCGCCACCGTCATCCGGCCGCTGCTCGAATGGCGCCGTGCCGAACTGCGCGCGATCGTGCGGCGCGCCGAGGCGCCGTTCGTCGACGATCCCTCCAACGCCGATCCGGCGCACGACCGCACCCGCTTCCGCCGCCTGCTTGACGCCAACGAATGGCTCGGGCCGCCGCAGCTCGCCCGCGCCGCCGCCGCGCTCGCCGAGGCGGATGGCGACGTGCGTGCGATCGTCGAATGGCTGTGGTCGAGCCGCGCGGCCGCCGACGGCGCCGGGGTGCGGATCGACATAGCCGGCCTGCCCCGCGAACTCGTCCGCCGCCTCGCCCGCCGCGCGATCGGCATGGTGGTCGAGGCCGCCGCTTTGCCCGCGCCGAAGTGGAGCGACTCGGCGAATATCGAGGCGCTGCTCGACGCGCTCGCCGCCGGCCGGCGGGCGACGCAGGCGGGCGTGCTGGTGTCGCCGCACGGCGACAGCTGGCGTTTCCGTCCCGCCCCGGCGCGTCGTTCTTCCGGATCGGCCGAATCAGGCTGA
- the ftsH gene encoding ATP-dependent zinc metalloprotease FtsH, with product MNDNDKQPQNGDGGNGGNGGNPWMKSLLIWVGILLALALFVTMFNGPNTAGARNTVAYSKFLDQVDEGTVKDVAISRDVITGTYSSGETFRTYPIQDPTLVPHLRQKNVTIAAKPDEGTSMWMLLLYQSLPFLLFLGIAFFVIKQMQKNTGGGAMGFGKSRARMLTQKEGKVTFDDVAGIDEARAELTEIVDFLKDPTKFARLGGKIPKGALLVGSPGTGKTLLARAIAGEAGVPFFTISGSDFVEMFVGVGASRVRDMFEQAKKSAPCIVFIDEIDAVGRHRGAGLGNGNDEREQTLNQLLVEMDGFEANEGIIIVAATNRPDVLDPALLRPGRFDRQVVVPRPDIEGRIKILEVHMKKVPLAPDVDARVIARGTPGFSGADLANLVNEAALMGARKGKRLVAMAEFEEAKDKVMMGAERRSMVMTEDEKRMTAYHEAGHAIVSIHEQASDPIHKATIIPRGRALGMVMRLPERDSYSYHRDKMYANLAVSMGGRVAEEIIFGYNKVSSGASGDIQYATGLARDMVTKWGMSDKVGPVEYAQPEGESFLGYSSSQPVRMSNATAQLIDDEIKGIVEGGLARAKQLLTEHVDQLHLLAGALLEYETLSGDEIKKLIAGEEIGRIDSGPKPSVPRAGTSIPKTRRPGGPFGNPAPAGA from the coding sequence ATGAACGATAACGACAAGCAGCCCCAGAACGGCGATGGCGGCAACGGCGGCAACGGCGGCAACCCCTGGATGAAGAGCCTGCTCATCTGGGTCGGCATCCTGCTCGCGCTCGCGCTGTTCGTCACGATGTTCAACGGACCGAATACGGCCGGCGCGCGCAACACCGTCGCCTATTCGAAATTCCTCGACCAGGTCGACGAAGGTACCGTGAAGGATGTCGCGATCAGCCGCGACGTCATCACCGGCACCTATTCGAGCGGCGAGACGTTCCGCACCTATCCGATCCAGGACCCGACGCTGGTCCCGCATCTGCGCCAGAAGAACGTCACCATCGCCGCCAAGCCCGACGAGGGCACGTCGATGTGGATGCTGCTGCTCTACCAGTCGCTGCCGTTCCTGCTGTTCCTCGGCATCGCCTTCTTCGTCATCAAGCAGATGCAGAAGAACACCGGCGGCGGCGCGATGGGCTTCGGCAAGAGCCGCGCGCGCATGCTGACGCAGAAGGAAGGCAAGGTCACCTTCGACGACGTCGCCGGCATCGACGAGGCGCGCGCCGAGCTGACCGAGATCGTCGACTTCCTCAAGGACCCGACCAAGTTCGCGCGGCTCGGCGGCAAGATCCCGAAGGGCGCGCTGCTGGTCGGATCGCCCGGTACCGGCAAGACGCTGCTCGCCCGCGCGATCGCGGGTGAGGCGGGCGTGCCGTTCTTCACCATCTCGGGCTCCGACTTCGTCGAGATGTTCGTCGGCGTCGGCGCCAGCCGCGTCCGCGACATGTTCGAACAGGCCAAGAAGAGCGCGCCGTGCATCGTCTTCATCGACGAGATCGACGCGGTCGGCCGCCATCGCGGCGCCGGCCTCGGCAACGGCAACGACGAGCGCGAGCAGACGCTCAACCAGTTGCTCGTCGAGATGGACGGTTTCGAGGCGAATGAGGGGATCATCATCGTCGCGGCGACCAACCGTCCCGACGTGCTCGATCCCGCATTGCTGCGTCCGGGTCGCTTCGACCGTCAGGTCGTCGTGCCGCGCCCGGATATCGAGGGCCGGATCAAGATCCTCGAAGTCCATATGAAGAAGGTGCCGCTGGCGCCCGACGTCGACGCGCGGGTGATCGCGCGCGGCACTCCGGGCTTCTCGGGTGCCGATCTCGCCAACCTCGTCAACGAGGCGGCGCTGATGGGCGCGCGCAAGGGCAAGCGGCTGGTCGCGATGGCCGAGTTCGAGGAGGCCAAGGACAAGGTCATGATGGGCGCCGAGCGCCGCAGCATGGTGATGACCGAGGACGAGAAGCGCATGACCGCCTATCACGAGGCGGGCCATGCGATCGTCTCGATCCACGAACAGGCAAGCGACCCGATCCACAAGGCGACGATCATCCCGCGCGGCCGTGCGCTGGGCATGGTGATGCGCCTGCCCGAGCGCGACAGCTACAGCTATCATCGCGACAAGATGTACGCCAACCTCGCGGTGTCGATGGGCGGCCGCGTCGCCGAGGAGATCATCTTCGGCTACAACAAGGTCTCGTCGGGCGCGAGCGGCGACATCCAGTACGCTACGGGTCTGGCGCGCGACATGGTCACCAAATGGGGCATGTCGGACAAGGTCGGCCCGGTCGAATATGCCCAGCCAGAGGGCGAATCGTTCCTCGGCTATTCGTCGTCGCAGCCGGTTCGCATGTCGAATGCGACCGCGCAGCTGATCGACGACGAGATCAAGGGCATCGTCGAGGGCGGCCTCGCCCGTGCCAAGCAGTTGCTGACCGAGCATGTCGACCAGCTCCATCTGCTCGCCGGTGCGCTGCTCGAATATGAGACGCTGTCGGGCGACGAGATCAAGAAGCTGATCGCCGGCGAGGAGATCGGCCGGATCGACTCGGGTCCCAAGCCGAGCGTGCCGCGGGCCGGCACCTCGATCCCCAAGACGCGCCGCCCCGGCGGCCCGTTCGGCAACCCGGCACCGGCGGGGGCGTAA
- a CDS encoding xanthine dehydrogenase family protein molybdopterin-binding subunit — protein MSPTRRTFLIGGGAGVGLVVAWGIWPRRYAPNLATIPGETGFGAWLKIGADGHVTVAVPQLEHGQGVYTALPQIVADELGADWRTVGVEAASINPLYANPLALDELFESTLIHVPESVEMTVARRGALIVTGGSTSVRMFEDDCRTAGAAARALLCKAAARRWDVVWTDCAVDAGFVTHGTQRLRFADFAAAAAAETIPDPLPIGVQGAGKLVGRSLPRLDVPAKVDGSAGFAGDIRLPDMVHAAIRQGPIGDARLIGVDRAAADRIRGVLTVVETPLWVAAIATTGWAAQRALDALAPRFASDAPLPDSAGIARSLSDALAKPGQRIAAVGDLGTLLDGAGVVTADYTAAPGVHAALETTSATAAWRDGRLELWLPTAAPAAARAAAAKVAGISESAVVIHPTLAGGGFGATLDPLVAEQAALLAMRLKRPVSLVWSRGEDNAHDRFRPPAHARLRARLSSNGAIAAWHAAIAAPATGHALARRLLPGAGWALGTGDPYAVAGAQPPYRIPALRIDHHPAEIGVPTGHLRGGAHGYTAFFTESFVDELAQVAGTEPLSYRIGMLGGDARLARCLTTVAALGGWSGGAAGSGQGIACHSFRGSHIAVLAEAELANGRPRVARLVAAVDCGRTINPDLVLQQIEGGLIFGLAHALGASTGITAERSDVRGLAGLALPRLADTPDIVVEIVRSDEPPGGVGELGVPAVAPAIANALHAATGIRLRHLPLRR, from the coding sequence ATGAGCCCCACCCGACGCACGTTCCTGATCGGCGGTGGTGCCGGCGTCGGGCTGGTCGTCGCCTGGGGTATATGGCCGCGCCGCTACGCGCCCAATCTCGCCACCATCCCGGGCGAGACCGGCTTCGGCGCCTGGCTCAAGATCGGTGCCGACGGCCATGTCACGGTCGCGGTGCCGCAGCTCGAACACGGGCAAGGCGTCTATACCGCCCTCCCCCAGATCGTCGCCGACGAGCTCGGCGCGGACTGGCGCACCGTCGGGGTGGAGGCGGCGTCGATCAACCCGCTGTACGCCAACCCGCTCGCGCTCGACGAGCTGTTCGAAAGCACGCTCATCCACGTGCCCGAATCGGTTGAGATGACCGTCGCCCGCCGCGGCGCGCTGATCGTCACCGGCGGATCGACCTCGGTGCGGATGTTCGAGGACGATTGCCGCACCGCCGGTGCCGCCGCCCGCGCGTTGCTGTGCAAGGCCGCGGCGCGGCGCTGGGACGTCGTCTGGACCGATTGCGCGGTCGATGCCGGCTTCGTCACCCACGGCACGCAGCGCCTCCGCTTCGCCGACTTCGCCGCCGCCGCGGCCGCCGAGACCATCCCCGACCCGCTGCCGATCGGCGTGCAGGGCGCGGGCAAGCTCGTCGGCCGGTCACTGCCGCGGCTCGACGTCCCCGCCAAGGTCGACGGCTCCGCCGGCTTCGCCGGCGACATCCGCCTGCCCGACATGGTCCATGCCGCGATCCGCCAGGGGCCGATCGGCGACGCGCGGCTGATCGGCGTCGACCGCGCCGCCGCCGATCGCATCCGCGGCGTGCTGACGGTGGTCGAGACGCCGCTTTGGGTCGCCGCGATCGCCACCACCGGCTGGGCCGCGCAACGCGCGCTCGACGCGCTCGCGCCGCGCTTCGCCAGCGACGCGCCGCTTCCGGACAGCGCCGGCATCGCCCGCAGCCTTTCCGATGCGCTCGCCAAGCCGGGCCAGCGCATCGCAGCGGTCGGCGACCTCGGCACGTTGCTCGACGGCGCCGGCGTCGTCACCGCGGACTATACCGCCGCCCCCGGCGTCCACGCCGCGCTGGAGACGACCAGCGCCACCGCCGCGTGGCGCGACGGTCGGCTCGAACTATGGCTGCCGACCGCGGCGCCCGCCGCCGCCCGCGCCGCCGCGGCAAAGGTCGCAGGGATCAGCGAAAGCGCGGTCGTCATCCATCCGACGCTCGCCGGCGGCGGCTTCGGCGCGACGCTCGACCCGTTGGTCGCCGAACAGGCGGCGCTGCTCGCGATGCGGCTCAAGCGCCCGGTCAGCCTCGTCTGGTCGCGCGGCGAGGACAATGCGCACGACCGTTTCCGCCCGCCCGCGCACGCCCGGCTGCGCGCCCGCCTGTCGAGCAACGGCGCGATCGCGGCGTGGCACGCCGCGATCGCCGCGCCCGCCACCGGCCATGCGCTCGCCCGCCGGTTGCTGCCCGGCGCCGGCTGGGCGCTCGGCACGGGCGATCCCTATGCGGTCGCCGGCGCGCAGCCACCGTACCGCATCCCGGCGCTGCGGATCGACCATCACCCCGCGGAGATCGGCGTCCCCACCGGTCATCTGCGCGGCGGTGCGCACGGCTATACCGCCTTCTTCACCGAATCGTTCGTCGACGAGCTCGCGCAGGTCGCCGGCACCGAGCCGCTCTCCTACCGGATCGGCATGCTCGGCGGCGACGCGCGGCTGGCGCGCTGCCTCACCACGGTGGCGGCGCTGGGTGGCTGGTCGGGCGGCGCGGCGGGATCGGGCCAGGGCATCGCCTGCCACAGCTTTCGCGGCAGCCATATCGCGGTGCTCGCCGAGGCGGAGCTGGCGAACGGCCGCCCGCGCGTCGCCCGACTCGTCGCCGCGGTCGATTGCGGGCGGACGATCAACCCCGATCTGGTGCTGCAACAGATCGAGGGCGGGCTGATCTTCGGCCTCGCCCACGCGCTCGGCGCGTCGACGGGGATCACCGCCGAGCGCAGCGACGTGCGCGGGCTTGCCGGCCTCGCACTGCCGCGACTCGCCGATACGCCCGACATCGTCGTCGAGATCGTCCGCTCTGACGAGCCGCCCGGCGGGGTCGGCGAACTCGGCGTCCCCGCGGTCGCGCCGGCGATCGCCAACGCGCTGCATGCCGCAACCGGTATCCGCCTGCGTCACCTGCCGCTAAGGCGGTAA
- the hemH gene encoding ferrochelatase, protein MLIPADHPPIPTRKIGVLLTNLGTPDGPDAKSVKRYLGEFLSDKRVVEIPAIAWQPILRGIILNTRPKKSAHAYGLVWSEEGSPLAAITRRQSQALQGAFGDGVMVDYAMRYGNPAIADRLTALKDAGCERILIAPLYPQYCAATTATANDKAFAALAGMRWQPAIRTLPPYHDDPAYIAALRTQVEMQIATLDFVPDAVIASFHGMPKRTLQLGDPYHCHCQKTARLLGEAMGRELVVAFQSRFGPAKWLGPATDETLEALPAKGVRKVAVIAPGFSADCLETLEELAIRGRESFMTAGGTDFAYLPCLNDGAPGMAMLRTLIARELAGWIAET, encoded by the coding sequence ATGTTGATCCCCGCCGACCATCCGCCGATCCCCACCCGCAAGATCGGCGTGCTGCTGACCAACCTCGGCACCCCCGACGGCCCCGACGCCAAATCGGTCAAACGCTATCTCGGCGAGTTCCTGTCCGACAAGCGCGTCGTCGAGATCCCGGCGATCGCGTGGCAGCCGATCCTGCGCGGCATCATCCTCAACACCCGCCCGAAGAAGTCGGCGCACGCCTATGGCCTGGTGTGGAGCGAGGAGGGCTCGCCGCTCGCCGCGATCACCCGCCGGCAATCGCAGGCCTTGCAGGGCGCGTTCGGCGACGGCGTCATGGTCGATTATGCGATGCGCTACGGCAATCCGGCGATCGCCGACAGGCTGACCGCGCTCAAGGACGCTGGGTGCGAGCGCATCCTGATCGCGCCGCTCTATCCGCAATATTGCGCCGCGACGACCGCGACCGCCAACGACAAGGCATTCGCCGCGCTCGCCGGCATGCGCTGGCAGCCGGCGATCCGCACCTTGCCGCCCTATCACGACGATCCCGCCTATATCGCCGCGCTCAGGACGCAGGTCGAGATGCAGATCGCGACGCTCGATTTCGTCCCCGATGCGGTGATCGCCAGCTTCCACGGCATGCCGAAGCGGACGCTCCAGCTCGGCGACCCCTATCATTGCCACTGCCAGAAGACCGCGCGGCTGCTCGGCGAGGCGATGGGGCGCGAGCTGGTCGTCGCTTTCCAGTCGCGATTCGGCCCGGCGAAATGGCTCGGCCCGGCGACCGACGAGACGCTCGAGGCGCTGCCCGCCAAGGGCGTCCGCAAGGTCGCGGTGATCGCGCCGGGCTTCTCCGCCGACTGCCTGGAAACGCTGGAGGAACTGGCGATCCGCGGCCGCGAGAGTTTCATGACCGCCGGCGGCACCGATTTCGCCTATCTGCCCTGCCTCAACGACGGTGCGCCGGGGATGGCGATGCTGCGCACGCTGATCGCGCGCGAGCTCGCCGGCTGGATCGCCGAAACGTAA
- the phbB gene encoding acetoacetyl-CoA reductase, with product MARVAIVTGGTRGIGEAISLALQEAGVTVAANYAGNDERARAFTERTGIRAFKWDVADFDACQQGCAQVAAELGPVDIVVNNAGITRDGTILKLTYQAWKEVIDTNLGGCFNMAKAVFPGMRERKWGRIVNIGSINGQAGQYGQVNYAAAKSGIHGFTKALAQEGARVGVTVNAIAPGYIDTDMVAAVPGDVLEKIVAKIPVGRLGQASEIARGVAFLCSDEAGFVTGSTLSINGGQHMY from the coding sequence ATGGCCAGGGTAGCGATCGTCACGGGTGGTACGCGTGGCATCGGCGAGGCGATCAGCCTCGCCTTGCAGGAAGCGGGCGTCACCGTCGCCGCCAATTATGCCGGCAACGACGAACGCGCCCGCGCCTTCACCGAGCGGACCGGCATCCGCGCGTTCAAATGGGACGTCGCCGACTTTGACGCCTGCCAGCAGGGCTGCGCGCAGGTCGCCGCGGAGCTCGGCCCGGTCGACATCGTCGTCAACAATGCCGGCATCACCCGCGACGGCACGATCCTGAAGCTCACCTATCAGGCGTGGAAAGAGGTGATCGACACCAATCTCGGCGGCTGTTTCAACATGGCGAAAGCGGTGTTCCCCGGCATGCGCGAACGCAAATGGGGGCGGATCGTCAACATCGGCTCGATCAACGGCCAGGCCGGCCAATATGGCCAGGTCAATTACGCCGCGGCGAAATCGGGCATCCACGGCTTCACCAAGGCGCTGGCGCAGGAGGGCGCGCGCGTCGGCGTGACGGTCAATGCGATCGCGCCGGGCTATATCGACACCGACATGGTCGCCGCGGTCCCCGGCGACGTGCTGGAGAAGATCGTCGCCAAGATCCCGGTCGGCCGCCTCGGCCAGGCGAGCGAGATCGCGCGCGGCGTCGCCTTCCTGTGCTCGGACGAAGCCGGCTTCGTGACCGGATCGACGCTGAGCATCAACGGCGGCCAGCATATGTATTGA
- a CDS encoding glycine zipper 2TM domain-containing protein, with protein sequence MMKTLSLAGAALAMTAAALVPATPAAAQRGYYGGYDRGYEQRGYDRGYRDDRVYRGGRGYYGDRGYRGGQRCNSGTTGTIVGAIAGGLLGRTIDTRGDRALGTVLGAGAGALAGRAVERSDRPGYCR encoded by the coding sequence ATGATGAAGACCCTGAGCCTCGCCGGCGCCGCCCTCGCGATGACCGCCGCCGCCCTCGTTCCCGCCACCCCCGCCGCCGCGCAGCGCGGCTATTACGGCGGCTACGATCGTGGCTACGAGCAGCGCGGCTACGACCGCGGCTATCGTGACGACCGCGTCTATCGCGGCGGTCGCGGCTATTACGGCGATCGCGGCTATCGCGGCGGCCAGCGCTGCAACAGCGGCACCACCGGCACGATCGTCGGCGCGATCGCCGGCGGCCTGCTCGGCCGCACGATCGACACCCGCGGCGACCGTGCGCTCGGCACGGTGCTCGGCGCCGGTGCGGGCGCGCTCGCCGGCCGCGCGGTCGAACGCTCGGATCGCCCCGGTTACTGCCGCTAA
- a CDS encoding esterase-like activity of phytase family protein — MRVLFVVLAVLLIVPGWTGEERLALLGNRPQLIATPVALDPHDPQRRRLGSLTYLGGVALRSLDPAFGGYSSLSVVPQADGDRFTLLSDGGNAVAFTMGADWAPRALRFRNLPGGPGIGWEKRDRDSESMARDSKTGAIWVGFERANAIWRYSAGFARAQAQRAPREMAGWPDNGGPESLARMPDGRFVTISEMRHVPRSRWHGPEAARLASRDALIFPGDPIVSRPHRFAYLGYGRFDPADATALPNGDLLVLDRAFRLPYRFSNRLSLVPAAAIRPGAVVRGKLLATLDAPLIHDNFEGVATTVERGRTIVWLVSDDNQSMLQRTLLLKFRLER; from the coding sequence ATGCGCGTCCTGTTCGTCGTCCTCGCCGTCCTGCTGATCGTCCCCGGCTGGACCGGGGAGGAGCGGCTGGCGCTGCTCGGCAACCGGCCGCAGCTGATCGCCACGCCGGTCGCGCTCGACCCGCACGATCCGCAGCGTCGGCGGCTGGGCTCGCTCACCTATCTCGGCGGGGTCGCGCTGCGCAGCCTCGATCCCGCCTTCGGTGGCTATTCGTCGCTGAGCGTCGTGCCGCAGGCCGACGGCGACCGCTTCACGCTGCTGAGCGACGGCGGCAACGCCGTCGCCTTCACGATGGGTGCCGATTGGGCGCCGCGCGCCTTGCGCTTCCGCAACCTGCCCGGCGGCCCCGGCATCGGCTGGGAGAAGCGCGACCGCGACAGCGAATCGATGGCGCGCGATTCGAAGACGGGGGCGATCTGGGTCGGTTTCGAACGCGCGAACGCGATCTGGCGCTATTCGGCCGGCTTCGCGCGGGCACAGGCGCAGCGCGCGCCGCGGGAGATGGCGGGCTGGCCCGACAACGGCGGCCCCGAATCGCTCGCCCGTATGCCCGACGGGCGATTCGTCACGATCAGCGAGATGCGGCACGTCCCCCGCTCGCGCTGGCATGGCCCCGAGGCGGCACGGCTCGCCAGCCGCGATGCGCTGATCTTTCCGGGCGATCCGATCGTCAGCCGGCCGCATCGCTTCGCCTATCTCGGCTACGGCCGCTTCGATCCCGCCGACGCGACCGCCTTGCCCAACGGCGATCTGCTGGTGCTCGATCGCGCCTTCCGCCTGCCCTATCGGTTCAGCAACCGGCTATCGCTGGTGCCCGCCGCGGCGATCCGGCCGGGGGCGGTGGTGCGTGGCAAGCTGCTGGCGACGCTCGACGCGCCGCTGATCCACGACAATTTCGAAGGCGTCGCGACGACGGTGGAACGGGGCCGCACGATCGTCTGGCTGGTGTCGGACGACAATCAGTCGATGCTGCAACGCACCCTGCTGCTCAAATTCCGGCTGGAGCGCTGA
- the rpmB gene encoding 50S ribosomal protein L28 gives MSRICELTGKGRQVGNNVSHANNKTKRTFLPNLQNVTLISDSLEKGVRLRVSTHGLRSVEHNGGLDNWLVKTSEDKLSLRCRRLKREIVKKLATTSTAEAA, from the coding sequence ATGTCGCGCATTTGCGAGCTGACCGGCAAGGGCCGGCAGGTGGGCAACAACGTTTCCCACGCCAACAACAAGACCAAGCGTACGTTCCTGCCCAACCTGCAGAACGTCACGCTGATCTCCGATTCGCTCGAAAAGGGCGTCCGCCTGCGCGTCTCGACGCACGGCCTGCGCTCGGTCGAGCATAACGGCGGCCTCGACAATTGGCTGGTCAAGACCAGCGAGGACAAGCTCTCGCTGCGTTGCCGCCGCCTGAAGCGCGAGATCGTCAAGAAGCTGGCGACGACGTCGACGGCGGAAGCCGCCTAA
- a CDS encoding nucleoside deaminase encodes MRRALDAAAEAALAGEVPVGAALVWRGEIVAVAANSPRALCDPTAHAEMRVIRAAAAALGRDRLEDAELWVTLEPCAMCAGAIAHARIARLYYGASDPKGGAVEHGPLLFAQPTLHHRPEIYGGIGESEAADLLRTFFRLRR; translated from the coding sequence ATGCGCCGCGCGCTCGACGCCGCGGCGGAGGCGGCGCTGGCCGGCGAGGTGCCGGTTGGCGCCGCGCTGGTCTGGCGCGGCGAGATCGTCGCGGTCGCCGCCAATTCGCCGCGCGCCCTGTGCGACCCCACCGCCCATGCCGAGATGCGCGTCATCCGCGCCGCCGCTGCCGCACTCGGCCGCGACCGGCTGGAGGACGCCGAACTGTGGGTGACGCTGGAGCCTTGCGCGATGTGCGCCGGCGCGATCGCGCATGCCCGGATCGCGCGGCTCTATTACGGCGCGAGCGACCCCAAGGGGGGTGCGGTGGAGCATGGGCCGCTGCTGTTCGCGCAGCCGACGCTGCATCACCGGCCGGAGATCTATGGCGGGATCGGCGAAAGCGAGGCGGCCGACCTGCTGCGGACGTTCTTCCGGTTGCGGCGATAG
- a CDS encoding OmpA family protein: protein MKSKFLAAAALAALVTTSACTTDPETGERRISKTAIGGIGGALGGYLLGDLVGGRRDRTEKILGAGIGGLAGAGIGAYMDKQERDLRARTAGTDVQVTREGDNLVLNIPSGITFAYNSADVQPQFRRTLDQVAETLAQYNQTYIDVYGHTDSTGSDSYNQTLSERRATSVADYLASRGVQPARIGTRGFGETQPIASNDTDAGRAANRRVEVKIVPISQNDLR, encoded by the coding sequence ATGAAGTCGAAGTTCCTCGCCGCCGCGGCGCTCGCCGCGCTGGTCACCACCAGCGCCTGCACCACCGATCCCGAGACCGGCGAGCGCCGCATCTCAAAGACCGCGATCGGCGGCATCGGCGGCGCGCTGGGCGGCTATCTGCTTGGCGACCTCGTCGGCGGACGCCGCGACCGGACCGAGAAGATCCTCGGCGCGGGCATCGGCGGCCTCGCCGGTGCCGGCATCGGCGCCTATATGGACAAGCAGGAGCGCGACCTGCGCGCCCGCACCGCCGGCACCGACGTGCAGGTGACGCGCGAGGGCGACAATCTGGTGCTCAACATCCCGTCGGGGATCACCTTCGCCTACAACAGCGCCGACGTGCAGCCGCAGTTCCGCCGCACGCTCGACCAGGTCGCCGAGACGCTGGCGCAGTACAACCAGACCTATATCGACGTGTACGGCCATACCGATTCGACCGGTTCGGATTCCTATAACCAGACGCTGTCGGAACGGCGCGCGACCTCGGTGGCGGATTATCTCGCGAGCCGCGGCGTGCAGCCGGCGCGAATCGGCACGCGCGGCTTCGGCGAGACGCAGCCGATCGCGTCGAACGACACCGATGCCGGGCGGGCGGCGAACCGCCGCGTCGAGGTGAAGATCGTGCCGATCTCGCAGAACGACCTGCGGTGA